The following is a genomic window from Caproiciproducens sp. CPB-2.
ACCGTTGGGAACCATAATCCTGTGTACCACGATTTCCGTTTCCTGCACGGTGCCCAGAATGTCTCCGGCTGCTACTTCGTCTCCCGCGGAAACGCAGGGAACAAAATGCCACGCTACTTCGCGCTTGAGCGCGGGAATTTCCACACCGCGGTGCAGGTTGTTGCCGGAAGCTTTCATAATATCGTCCAGCGGGCGCTGAATCCCATCGAAAATACTGCCGATCAGTCCAGGCCCAAGCTCCACACTCAGCGGGGCCCCGGTGGATTCAACCGGTTCTCCCGGACCCAGACCGGAGGTCTCCTCGTAAACCTGTACGGAGGCGCGGTCCCCATGGATTTCTATAATCTCGCCGATCAGCCGCTGATCGCTGACACGCACAACGTCGAACATGTTGGCGTCGCGCATTCCCTCCGCAATGACCAGCGGCCCGGCGACTTTCCGGATTGTCCCTTTACTCATATTGTCACCTGCTCTTTTCGTTTTCATCGTTAAAGATAATATCGGAACCAACAGCCTGTTCCACCGATTTGCGGACATGCGCCATTCCGGCTCCCGTATTTCTCGAAATGCCGGGAATCAGAATAATCGCGGGGACACGCTGCGCGCGGTACCGGTCGACTTCCGGTTCCAGCGCGGCGGCGAGCGCTTCTGTTA
Proteins encoded in this region:
- a CDS encoding V-type ATP synthase subunit F; this encodes MYKIAVMGDRDSVYGFAALGLDVYPEAESIQAAKTLRRLAESGYAVIYITEALAAALEPEVDRYRAQRVPAIILIPGISRNTGAGMAHVRKSVEQAVGSDIIFNDENEKSR